The Saprospiraceae bacterium genome includes a window with the following:
- a CDS encoding TIGR04282 family arsenosugar biosynthesis glycosyltransferase has translation MKGNSSDKLIIFIKNPIVGKVKTRIAAGSDDDQALIIYKKLLKITRKITTTLNVDKYLFYSDAISLDDDWDNNKYIKKKQADGDLGHRMFHAFQTCFSSQANFDSKVLIIGSDCPYITPALIENAFSALDDHDVVIGPTKDGGYYLLGMKKLHQALFYGVNWSSDTVFNTTLEKIKNNGLSYTQTTLLNDIDTYEDWVEFQMSGRQ, from the coding sequence TTGAAAGGAAATAGTTCTGATAAACTCATCATATTCATTAAAAACCCTATAGTGGGCAAGGTGAAGACCCGTATAGCAGCTGGATCTGACGATGATCAGGCACTCATAATTTATAAAAAATTGCTTAAAATCACACGAAAAATTACAACAACACTTAATGTGGATAAGTATCTTTTTTACAGTGATGCGATATCACTGGATGACGACTGGGACAATAATAAATATATCAAAAAAAAACAAGCGGACGGCGATCTTGGACATAGGATGTTCCACGCATTTCAAACATGTTTTAGTTCGCAAGCTAACTTTGATAGCAAAGTACTCATCATCGGTAGTGATTGTCCCTACATCACTCCGGCACTAATTGAAAATGCCTTCTCTGCATTGGATGATCATGATGTAGTTATCGGGCCGACTAAAGATGGGGGTTATTATTTACTAGGTATGAAAAAATTACATCAAGCACTATTTTATGGGGTAAACTGGAGTAGTGATACTGTGTTTAATACCACGCTTGAAAAAATTAAGAATAATGGTCTGAGTTACACCCAAACGACTCTTTTGAATGATATCGACACATATGAAGATTGGGTGGAATTTCAAATGTCTGGTAGACAATAA
- a CDS encoding transposase: MLKKSSKHLQLDMFSSPVSLFSGKVQTVYENPDAWHNLFRKEVIMRIDEELFSPLYSDSQGRPNASIRVMIGMMILKEADGLSDEKIFENCRFNLLYRSALGLLNLSDTIPTESTYYLFRHNVAAYDKENGKNLFAEVFAQTTKDQCIEFGVSGKKIRMDSKLLGSNIAWLSRYELIHKTLELYYKEIKDNAHLEATLKEKLEDALKMQGDKVVYTHTSQEVKSKLKELGTLISKVLELTEGSQTDSYKTLQRVFTEQYEITEDKMIVAKEKESISAQSVQSPHDTDSTYRSKGGNDGQKKTSKRLQCECNGDMR, from the coding sequence ATGCTAAAAAAATCATCAAAGCACCTACAGTTGGATATGTTTTCAAGCCCTGTTTCATTATTTAGTGGCAAGGTACAAACAGTGTATGAAAATCCTGATGCCTGGCATAATCTATTTCGCAAAGAAGTGATTATGCGCATAGACGAGGAGTTGTTCAGTCCTTTATATAGTGATAGTCAAGGCAGACCAAATGCATCCATACGAGTAATGATAGGGATGATGATATTGAAGGAAGCAGATGGTTTGAGTGATGAGAAGATATTTGAAAACTGTAGATTCAACTTGTTATATCGAAGTGCATTAGGGTTATTAAATTTAAGCGACACCATACCTACAGAATCCACTTACTATCTATTTCGGCACAATGTAGCAGCTTATGACAAGGAAAACGGAAAAAATCTATTTGCAGAAGTATTTGCCCAGACGACAAAGGATCAATGTATTGAATTTGGAGTAAGCGGCAAGAAAATAAGAATGGACAGTAAGTTATTGGGAAGTAATATAGCATGGTTGAGCCGTTACGAATTGATACATAAAACGTTAGAGCTTTATTACAAGGAAATAAAAGACAATGCTCACTTAGAAGCTACACTTAAAGAGAAGCTGGAAGACGCACTAAAAATGCAAGGAGACAAAGTAGTGTACACCCATACGAGCCAGGAAGTTAAGAGTAAATTAAAAGAGTTAGGTACCCTGATATCGAAAGTATTAGAGCTAACCGAAGGCTCACAAACAGACAGTTACAAAACATTACAAAGAGTATTCACCGAACAGTACGAGATCACCGAAGATAAAATGATAGTAGCCAAAGAAAAAGAATCCATATCGGCGCAGTCTGTACAATCGCCACACGATACCGACAGTACCTACCGTAGCAAAGGAGGTAACGATGGACAAAAAAAAACAAGTAAAAGGCTACAGTGTGAATGTAACGGAGACATGCGATGA